Genomic segment of Armatimonadota bacterium:
CGCAGGCGGGCACGGTGCTGGTGGGGTGCCTGCGCAACGCCCGGGCCGTGGCGGAGGCGGCGTGGGCGGCCGCGCCGGAGGGCGGGGAGATCGTCATCGTCTGCGCCGGCCGCGCCGAGAACCCGGGGGGCTTCGGGCTGGACGACGCCTACGGCGCCGGGGTGCTGGTCGGGCGCCTCCAGGGGCTCGGGGCGACGACGCTCACCGACGCCGCCGAGGCCGCGCGCCTGCTCACCGTGGCCGAGCCTGACCCGCTGGCGCTGTTCCGCCGTTCGGCGGCGGGGCGCAACGTCACCCGGCTCGGCCTGGCCGACGACGTCGTCTTCTGCGCCGAGGTCGACCGGACGACGGTTGTGCCGCGGGTGGGGGTGGACCTGGTCCTGCTCTCCTGACTGCCGGCGGCACGGGCGAGCGCGTGACGGGTGCGCCTGCCGCAGGGCCTCGAGGCCCGGGTCGTGGGGAGGCACAGGATGCGCTGGCTCGGGATCCTGG
This window contains:
- a CDS encoding 2-phosphosulfolactate phosphatase: MSRRVHVAYTPRELDGPMDVAIVVDVIRASTTIVTLVERGCRPLLLSATVHRARQARAAAPDLLLIGEQGALPPEGFDLGNSPVEVARAAVAGRGAALVTTNGVPAIHAAAQAGTVLVGCLRNARAVAEAAWAAAPEGGEIVIVCAGRAENPGGFGLDDAYGAGVLVGRLQGLGATTLTDAAEAARLLTVAEPDPLALFRRSAAGRNVTRLGLADDVVFCAEVDRTTVVPRVGVDLVLLS